Proteins encoded within one genomic window of Longimicrobium sp.:
- a CDS encoding type II toxin-antitoxin system VapC family toxin, whose translation MRYYFFDSSTFLKLFVVEAGATRVREIVRGAQGDGTRVRVSFCDIAHPECVSALRQLIERGEGGRRGISLASLRRTLPELAAIASHGSMFTIIRASNVISEAAELAFRHRVKGADAVHIAAAQHVHRHAAEGDEFWFVSADQRQVAAARQEGMLVLDPTT comes from the coding sequence GTGAGGTACTACTTCTTCGATTCCTCCACGTTCCTGAAGCTGTTCGTGGTGGAAGCAGGCGCTACTCGCGTTCGTGAGATCGTCCGTGGCGCCCAGGGGGATGGCACGAGAGTGCGTGTCTCGTTCTGCGACATCGCGCATCCCGAGTGTGTTTCGGCGCTACGTCAACTGATCGAACGCGGTGAAGGTGGGCGGCGCGGGATCAGTTTGGCGAGCCTGAGGCGAACGCTACCCGAACTCGCAGCGATTGCGAGTCACGGCTCGATGTTCACGATTATCAGGGCGAGCAACGTCATTTCGGAGGCCGCCGAACTCGCTTTTCGGCACCGCGTGAAAGGCGCGGACGCGGTGCACATCGCAGCCGCGCAGCACGTGCACCGCCACGCCGCGGAGGGAGACGAGTTCTGGTTCGTCTCCGCGGATCAGCGCCAAGTTGCGGCCGCGCGCCAGGAGGGGATGCTTGTCCTCGACCCTACCACCTGA